A single genomic interval of Granulicella tundricola MP5ACTX9 harbors:
- a CDS encoding SRPBCC family protein — protein sequence MRHHFQAEQWLPYPIEHVFAFFSNPENLPRLMPAWQKARIEEAAFAPPPPRPAGLPIFPGIVAGAGTRMTISFRPIPFSPIRVPWDAEITEFTWNEHFCDVQHRGPFKFWRHCHRLTPEPRANTGREVQGTLIRDEVEYELPLGPLGELAAKLFAPAQFKSIFDFRHKRTAELMPLLRVRETPRAR from the coding sequence ATGCGTCATCACTTTCAGGCCGAGCAATGGCTCCCCTATCCCATCGAGCACGTCTTCGCCTTCTTCTCCAACCCGGAGAATCTTCCGCGCCTCATGCCCGCATGGCAGAAGGCCCGCATCGAGGAGGCCGCCTTCGCACCGCCGCCTCCGCGCCCTGCAGGCCTGCCTATCTTTCCCGGCATCGTAGCCGGAGCGGGCACCCGCATGACCATCAGCTTCCGGCCGATTCCCTTCTCACCCATCCGCGTACCCTGGGATGCGGAGATTACGGAGTTCACCTGGAACGAGCACTTCTGCGACGTGCAGCACCGCGGCCCGTTCAAGTTCTGGCGGCACTGCCATCGCCTCACGCCGGAGCCCCGCGCCAACACCGGACGTGAGGTCCAGGGCACGCTGATACGGGACGAGGTCGAATACGAACTCCCCCTCGGCCCACTCGGCGAGCTAGCCGCAAAGCTCTTCGCCCCCGCGCAGTTCAAGTCCATCTTCGACTTCCGCCACAAGCGCACCGCGGAGCTCATGCCCCTGCTACGGGTGAGAGAAACGCCGCGCGCCCGCTAA
- the ruvX gene encoding Holliday junction resolvase RuvX: MAIGRIMALDVGKARIGIALTDPLGYTAQPLLTLWRKTRNEDARSLLRLIRKHEVTHLVVGNPLHLSGDLSPFAAKVHEFAEYLRERTEIPIQLWDERLSSVAANEILDEAGHARGKDRKFIIDQVAAVLILEGWMQAQYRLQ, translated from the coding sequence ATGGCAATCGGCCGCATCATGGCACTGGACGTAGGCAAGGCACGCATCGGCATAGCCCTCACAGACCCGCTGGGCTATACCGCCCAGCCGCTCCTGACGCTATGGCGCAAGACTCGCAACGAAGACGCCCGCAGCCTCCTGCGCCTCATCCGCAAGCACGAGGTCACCCACCTCGTCGTCGGCAATCCACTCCATCTCTCCGGCGACCTCAGCCCCTTCGCCGCCAAGGTCCACGAGTTCGCCGAATACCTCCGCGAACGCACCGAGATCCCCATCCAGCTCTGGGACGAGCGTCTCAGCTCCGTCGCCGCCAACGAGATCCTCGACGAAGCCGGCCACGCGCGCGGCAAGGATCGTAAGTTCATCATCGACCAGGTAGCCGCCGTCCTCATCCTGGAAGGCTGGATGCAGGCACAATATAGGCTCCAATAA
- a CDS encoding peptide-N4-asparagine amidase, which translates to MSTSVRFRAAIFQTVIAGAFCAQGIAGAQVVTVPTTPVVGSSNPATAEPPVTRPTTKPCTVSLYSNEAFNDYSAHPVSYTPPAGCKGPWAKVVLSLDFTVTAGRQFDRTASLYLGNANIFYGTTAEPRTALSPSWHVERDVTDLSALFKTAQTGNAIVYNIFNSTYNGGIYGNATLQFYPADLRNLPPEVPDMVVPVSGTNSPYELDSTSSELKTTVTLPRNLTKAYLDVMAQSQSNDEFWYLGVPNDVSSELETGGGTAFRETEVTIDGKAAGVAPVSPWIFTGGIDPYLWEPITGVETLNFKPYRVDLTPFAGMLSDGKPHVVGISVYNANSYFLATANLLLYRDKLRAETGGDVIENTLFSAPVPSVVENLTTANGAVTGTVDVASKRTFVVKGYVNTGLGRVETTVESTVNFDSNQKFNVATSGVPEIQNINQTSTVDSKTTTRLGFLAEQTATHWAFPLKLDYSFVQNTDGTYTQVVSSDQQHEVSESKGINGFSLASSSTVEEVKTSDALVYNSSLSAVDSVGPTASSASYVSKDSTGNCFSRELTSAARVLTAVQDGKGCPAKRW; encoded by the coding sequence ATGAGCACTTCTGTTCGTTTTCGTGCAGCTATCTTTCAAACAGTGATTGCAGGCGCGTTTTGCGCTCAGGGCATCGCAGGGGCGCAGGTGGTTACGGTTCCAACAACGCCTGTGGTGGGCTCCTCCAACCCGGCAACGGCTGAGCCGCCGGTGACTCGGCCTACGACCAAGCCTTGCACCGTCTCGCTTTACAGCAATGAGGCGTTCAACGACTACTCCGCGCATCCGGTGTCGTATACGCCTCCAGCAGGCTGCAAAGGACCTTGGGCGAAGGTGGTGCTGAGCCTGGACTTTACCGTGACGGCGGGGCGTCAGTTCGACCGTACGGCGAGCCTGTACCTGGGCAATGCAAATATCTTCTACGGCACGACGGCGGAGCCTCGCACGGCGCTGAGCCCGTCCTGGCATGTGGAGCGTGATGTGACGGATCTGTCGGCATTGTTCAAGACCGCACAGACCGGCAACGCCATCGTCTACAACATCTTCAACAGCACGTATAACGGCGGCATCTACGGCAATGCGACGCTGCAGTTCTATCCGGCCGACCTGCGCAACCTCCCGCCGGAGGTGCCGGATATGGTGGTGCCGGTGAGCGGAACGAACAGCCCATATGAGCTGGATTCGACGAGCAGCGAGCTCAAGACGACGGTGACTCTGCCGCGCAACCTGACCAAGGCTTACCTGGATGTGATGGCGCAGAGCCAGAGCAATGACGAGTTCTGGTATCTGGGTGTGCCGAACGATGTCTCCAGTGAGCTGGAGACTGGCGGCGGGACTGCGTTCCGTGAGACGGAGGTGACGATCGACGGCAAGGCCGCGGGCGTGGCGCCGGTGTCTCCATGGATCTTTACGGGCGGCATCGATCCTTATCTATGGGAGCCGATCACGGGCGTGGAGACGTTGAACTTCAAGCCTTATCGCGTGGATTTGACACCGTTTGCGGGGATGCTGAGCGACGGCAAGCCGCACGTTGTGGGCATCAGCGTCTACAACGCCAACAGCTACTTCCTGGCGACGGCAAACCTGCTGCTCTACCGCGACAAGCTTCGCGCGGAGACGGGGGGCGACGTGATTGAGAACACGCTGTTCTCCGCACCTGTGCCTTCTGTAGTGGAGAACCTGACCACGGCGAACGGTGCGGTGACGGGAACCGTCGACGTGGCCTCCAAGCGCACGTTTGTGGTGAAGGGATACGTCAATACGGGCCTGGGACGCGTGGAGACGACGGTCGAGTCTACGGTGAACTTCGACAGCAACCAGAAGTTCAACGTAGCGACCTCTGGTGTGCCGGAGATTCAGAACATCAACCAGACGAGTACGGTGGATTCGAAGACCACGACGCGGCTGGGCTTCCTGGCGGAGCAGACGGCCACGCACTGGGCGTTCCCGCTGAAGCTGGACTACTCGTTCGTGCAGAACACGGATGGGACGTACACGCAGGTGGTCAGCTCCGACCAGCAGCATGAGGTGAGTGAGAGCAAGGGCATCAATGGCTTCTCGCTGGCGAGCTCCAGCACGGTGGAAGAGGTAAAGACAAGCGATGCGCTGGTCTATAACTCATCCCTGTCCGCGGTGGACTCGGTCGGCCCGACGGCCAGCTCGGCGAGCTATGTGTCGAAGGACTCCACGGGGAACTGCTTCAGCCGTGAGCTGACCTCGGCGGCACGCGTGCTGACTGCCGTGCAGGACGGCAAGGGATGCCCGGCGAAACGCTGGTAG